Sequence from the Hamadaea flava genome:
GTGCCCACGTACCAGTACGCGTGCACGGCTTGTGGTCACCAACTCGAGGCCGTGCAGTCGTTCACCGACGCGCCGTTGACGGAGTGCCCGGAGTGCGACGGCACGCTGCGCAAGCTCTTCTCCGGCGTGGGCGTCGTCTTCAAGGGCTCGGGCTTCTACCGCACCGACTCCCGGAAGGCGTCGGGCGGATCGTCGTCCAGCTCATCCGGGTCGTCAGGCTCGTCCAGTTCATCCTCTTCGTCCAGCTCGTCCAGCGCGTCTTCCTGAGCCCAGCGCCCTGACGGGCGAGAATGAACCGCGTGTTCAAGGGGTTCAGGGAGTTCATCGCACGCGGCAACGTCGTCGATCTAGCCGTGGGCATCGTGATCGGCGCGGCCTTCGGCGCGATGATCACGCAGTTCACGAAGTCGTTCCTGGAGCCGCTGATCTCCGTGATCACCGGCGGCCATGGCACCGGCGGCACCTTCAAGGTCCGCGGCGTGACCTTCGACTACGGCGCCTTCATCGGCGCGGTGATCACGTTCGTGCTGACGGCGGCGGCGGTCTACTACTTGGTCGTCGTGCCGATGAACGCCTGGGCGAAGCGGCGCGGCAAGCTCGCCGAGGAAGAGATGTCCGACGAGGTACGCCTACTCACCCAGATCAGGGATAAACTCGGCAAATAGGACTCGACTGCGGGCTCACCAGTGCGGCGGGCGGTCCTCGATCAGCCGCGCGTCGTTGGAGTCCCGATCGTCGTTCCAGCCCGTCGACGTCTCGTCCACCGTCCGGTCCGGCAGGATCGGCGGCTCCTCGGGTTCGAGCTGCACCTCCCGGTCGTCATCCGGGGAGTGCGACTCGAAGGTCAGGTCGTCACGGGCCACGCATCCAGCTTAGGAGGTGCACGGGTGACCGAGTACGCGGGTCCGCCGGTCACTCCGCACGACCCGGACTATCAGCCGGAGATCATCGAAGGCGACTCGCCGCCGCGCGTACTGCCGCCGCAGGATCATGCCGCGCTCGATCGGGACGACGCCGCCGCCCGGCAGTTCACCTTCTTCATCGGCGGGATCGCCGCGCTGACCCTGTGCGCACTCGCCCTCATCCTCTGGCTCTTCTGACCCGCCTCTTCCCAGCAGATCACGGTTACGCAGGCATCCTCGGGCAGCCGATGCAGGCGTAACCGTGATCTGCAGCCAACAGCGCGCTAGCTGCGGGCGTACTTGCGGACGCGGTCGTAGGCGGCCTGGTAGGTGCGGTGCCGGGCGGCGTCCACGCCGGTGTCGCCCACCGCCGTCGTCAAGTTCACGATGCGAATGCTCGGGCTGAGATCCACCCAGGTCGGCAGCGGTTCGACCGTCTTGACTGCCCAGCGCGTACCGGTCTGGGCGAAGGTCACCCGGACCATCAGCCCTTCCCGGTTCGCGTCCTCGGGAGTCGCGTGCCGGGCCAGCTCGTTGCCCATCCCGAAGACCACCGTCGTGCCCTTGATCCGCCGGATCGGCTGCACGACGTGCGCGTGATGGCCCAGGATCAGGTCGATGTCCGGCGACCCCGCCAGCCGGTTCGCCCAGGCCAGCTGGTCGGCGTTCGGGTCGTGCCGGTATTCGGTTCCCCAGTGCAGGCTGACGATGACGATCGCGGCTCCGGCCTGCTTCGCGCGATGCGCCTCGGCCAGGATCCGGTCCGGGTCGATCCGCTCGGCGAGCCAGGTCTTGCCGTCCGGCGCGGCCAGTCCGTTGAAGCCGAACGTCGAGGCCAGGTGCGCGATGCGTACGCCGTGGACGGTGTAGACGGCGGCGTGCCCGGCGTCCGCCGGCCGGCTCGCCGTCCCCGCGTGCCCCAGCCCGGCCGCGTCCAGCGCCGCGATCGTCCGCTCGACGCCGTCCTGCCCCTGGTCGAAGGTGTGGTTGGAGACCGTCGAGCAGCCGTCGAACCCCGTTGCCTTGATCCCGGCGACGACCGCGGGCGGCGCGTTGAACCGCG
This genomic interval carries:
- a CDS encoding FmdB family zinc ribbon protein produces the protein MPTYQYACTACGHQLEAVQSFTDAPLTECPECDGTLRKLFSGVGVVFKGSGFYRTDSRKASGGSSSSSSGSSGSSSSSSSSSSSSASS
- a CDS encoding CapA family protein, producing the protein MRSSPRTSEITVVGAGDILVHPQVWAQAQRDGNFAAMFAGVRDVIAGADLALCHLETPVGEPFQGYPRFNAPPAVVAGIKATGFDGCSTVSNHTFDQGQDGVERTIAALDAAGLGHAGTASRPADAGHAAVYTVHGVRIAHLASTFGFNGLAAPDGKTWLAERIDPDRILAEAHRAKQAGAAIVIVSLHWGTEYRHDPNADQLAWANRLAGSPDIDLILGHHAHVVQPIRRIKGTTVVFGMGNELARHATPEDANREGLMVRVTFAQTGTRWAVKTVEPLPTWVDLSPSIRIVNLTTAVGDTGVDAARHRTYQAAYDRVRKYARS
- the mscL gene encoding large conductance mechanosensitive channel protein MscL; translated protein: MFKGFREFIARGNVVDLAVGIVIGAAFGAMITQFTKSFLEPLISVITGGHGTGGTFKVRGVTFDYGAFIGAVITFVLTAAAVYYLVVVPMNAWAKRRGKLAEEEMSDEVRLLTQIRDKLGK